In Natronococcus sp. AD-5, the genomic window ACGGCGTCTCACCGGCAGAAATCGAGCGACTGCTTGGCTTTCCCGAACAACCCGTCTACGATTGGCTGGATACCGTCGCCGAGCGCGGTGGGCTCGCGCTCGGCGACCGGCCTCATCCCGGGAGTTCCACCCGACTCACCGACGAGCAGTGGACTGAACTGACGGCGACGCACCGAGCGTCGCCGTCTGAAGCGGGCTACGACGAACCAGCGTGGACGCCACAGCTCGTCCGTGATCATATTGCCGACGCGTTCGACGTTGAGTACTCGCTTGCACACATGTACCGCGTGATGAAGCGGGCGGGGCTGTCTTACCAGACAGCCCGCCCGCACCACTACAAGGCAGATCCCGCCCAGCAGCGCGAGTGGCGTGCAGCGTTCAAAAAAAGTGGCAGACGCTGAAGGCCGCCGGCTATACGATTGTTGCAATTGACCAGCACACGCAGGTCGTGAAAACGAAGCAAACCCATGGGTGGTTTCCCGTAAATTCCCGCCCAAGACTCGCGGTCTCGGGCGGACGGAAGGCTCTCAATCTCTTGGGCGCGGTCACCGAGAACGGTGACCGCTTCATTACCGTGGTGACGGGCCGGTTGACCGGCGATGTCGCCAAGTACTTCTTGCGGGCGCTCCAGCAGGAGTTCGGCAAGAAATTGGCCGTCGTCCTGGACAACGCGCCGTATTTTATCGAGAAGTCTTTCAAGAAGCAGGCCGCCGGCGACGGCCTGCTTCTTGAATATCTGCCACCGTATTCGCCGGAGCTGAATCCACTCGAACAGTGCTGGCGGCAATTACAGGCAGGCAGAGCCAACCGGCTGTTTCGATCACTTCCCGAACTAAACGCGTATCTTGTCGATGCACTTCCAACGCTCGTCTCGCCGAAAATCTATGAGTATCTCTGCTGATCCCTATCAATCACGGCTGTCCGCGAGACCAGATACGGACGTGGTGGGCCGAGTGGACGGTCAACGAGTGGATCGCCTACGCTCGCCGTGGCGAGTGGCCGGACAATTCCTCCCAAGTCGTCGAGTGC contains:
- a CDS encoding IS630 family transposase — encoded protein: MTKWGRKLAAVDEEQLRQQLRTETDPKAIKRLTSALLYENGVSPAEIERLLGFPEQPVYDWLDTVAERGGLALGDRPHPGSSTRLTDEQWTELTATHRASPSEAGYDEPAWTPQLVRDHIADAFDVEYSLAHMYRVMKRAGLSYQTARPHHYKADPAQQREWRAAFKKSGRR
- a CDS encoding IS630 family transposase encodes the protein MACSVQKKWQTLKAAGYTIVAIDQHTQVVKTKQTHGWFPVNSRPRLAVSGGRKALNLLGAVTENGDRFITVVTGRLTGDVAKYFLRALQQEFGKKLAVVLDNAPYFIEKSFKKQAAGDGLLLEYLPPYSPELNPLEQCWRQLQAGRANRLFRSLPELNAYLVDALPTLVSPKIYEYLC